TCCGGCGAACTCGAAGTCACGATTTCCGCCAACGCCGAGCAGCGCGTTCAGGCCGCCCTTGAGGTGTTCAAAGAGAAATGTGTGCGCCGCGAGGTCTCGCTGAAGGCACTGCAGTGCGGCGAGATCAAGCCCACCGGCGGCGGAGCGTTCAAGTTGCTGATCGCCATCAACAAGGGTATCGCCGACGAGAAGGCCCGCGAGATCGTCAAGACCGTCAAGGCGGCAAACCTCAAGGGTGTCCAGGTCGCGATCCAGGGTGATCAGTTGCGCGTGAGCGGCAAGACCCGCGACGCGCTCCAGAGCGTGATCGCACTTCTCAAAGAGAAGGACTTCGGCATCCCGCTTCAATTTACGAACTATCGCTGATTCC
The genomic region above belongs to Actinomycetota bacterium and contains:
- a CDS encoding YajQ family cyclic di-GMP-binding protein, which produces MAKDSSFDVVSEIDRQEVDNALNQARKELQQRFDFKGTGADVAWSGELEVTISANAEQRVQAALEVFKEKCVRREVSLKALQCGEIKPTGGGAFKLLIAINKGIADEKAREIVKTVKAANLKGVQVAIQGDQLRVSGKTRDALQSVIALLKEKDFGIPLQFTNYR